One Aegilops tauschii subsp. strangulata cultivar AL8/78 chromosome 7, Aet v6.0, whole genome shotgun sequence genomic window carries:
- the LOC109736405 gene encoding uncharacterized protein, which yields MGAYLAEVRKMDKQFLGLELQHVPRGMNKEADDIVRRASKRLPQEPGVFEERLFKPSAAPASAGLASPREELPQPPASGALACGPTTGARLLLVLEPREGCWTEEFKAYLMRGTLPVKEGDAERVARQATAYCIQDGELYRRRPNDVSLRCISRE from the coding sequence atgggggcatacctcgcggaggtgcgtaAGATGGATaagcaattcttgggcctggagctacAACACGTGCCTCGCGGCAtgaacaaggaagccgacgacatcgtcAGAAGGGCATCCAAGCGCCTGCCCCAGGAGCCAGGCGTCTTCGAAGAGCGACTTTTCAAGCCTTCAGCAGCACCCGCATCTGCGGGGCTGGCATcacctcgggaggagctcccccaaCCACCAGCCTCGGGAGCCCTCGCCTGTGGCCCGACCACAGGAGCACGCCTGCTCCTGGTGCTTGAACCtcgggaggggtgctggaccgaggaATTCAAGGCGTACCTGATGCGAGGGACGCTGCCGGTGAAAGAGGGGGatgcggagcgcgtggcccggcaggctACGGCGTACTGCATACAGGATGGTGAGCTATACAGAAGGcgaccaaatgatgtttccttgcgatgcatctccagggaatAG